The Ornithorhynchus anatinus isolate Pmale09 chromosome X5, mOrnAna1.pri.v4, whole genome shotgun sequence nucleotide sequence tatttgttaagcgcctactatgtgagaggcactgtactaagcgctggggaagagtccgatacgtcagagaagcagcgtggctcagtggacagagctcgggtttaggaatcagaggtcgttgggttccaatcccggctccgccacctgtcagccgggtgactttggacaagtcacttcgctgtgcctcagtgacctcatctgtcaaatgaggatgaagactgtgagcctcacgtggggctcacctgatgaccctgtatctaccccagcgcttagaacggtgctcggcccatagtaagcgtttaacaaacaccgacgttattattattatttaagcacttattctgtgccaggcactgtactaaacgccggggtggatacaagccaatcgggttggatccaatccctgtcccacgtggggctcgcagtctccgtccccattcgacagacgagggaactgaggcccagagaagtgaagtgactggtccaaggccacccagcagacaaggggcggaatcGGGAAGCCAAGTCCCCAGGCCCATCTCGTCTTCCCCGCAGCTCCCGTCAGCCTGCGGCcctccgacccctgacccccgacccctgacctcccacccccccggctcACCAGTGAGGCCAGGATGGACCCCCCAATCCAGGGGCTGAACTTCCTCTCCATGGTGCTGTTGCTGGCAATGAGCTTCAGGCGCATACTCTGCGGGGAGACAGAGGCCGGAGATCCCTCGGCAAGGCAAGCCGGTGGAGGGGACatccaggagggagggggtgacgcctctctacttgttttgacgtgtatctatctataattgagaagcagcggggctcggtggaaagagcccgggcttgggagtcagaggtcgtgggttctaattccggctccctcacccgtgtgattttggacaagtcaacttagcttctctgggcctcagtgacctcatctgtcaaatggggatgaagactgggagccccacgggggacaacctgttaacctaccccagcgcttagaacagtgctcggcacgaggtaagcgcttaacaaataccgttagtattatcatatttatattgatgcctgtttacttagggatgtgtctatatctatgattctattgatctattttgatggtattgatgcctgtccactttgttcggttttgtctcccccttctagactgtgagcccgttgttggctagggattgtctcttatctgttgcccagttgtactttccaagcgctcagtacagtgcgatgcacacagtaagtgctcagtaaatacgattgaatgaatggctgaatgaatgtcttcccccttctagactgtaagccccatgtgggcagggatcgtctctattgatgaattgtactttccaagtgcttagtacagtgctttgaacacagtaagcgctcaataaatccagcgcttagaacagtgcttgacacatagtgagtgattaacaaataccataatcattattattaaatacgattaactgaccgaCTAAATGAAAGGGCGGAGGGGTGCCGGAAGCCTAGGTGTTAGAGAGGGCGAGGGGAGGGCGGAATCTGGTACTCTAGACTCGacgtctagactgtcagctcgttaagggcagggaatatgtctgttctattgttctgttgtcctttcattcactcagtcgtgtttattgagcgcttactgtgtgcagagcactgtattaagcgcttggaaagtaccgtacggcaataaagagagacaatccctgcccacgacgggcttgcagtctagaggggggagacagacgtccaaACAACAATaaggataatgatagtatttgttaagtgcgcttactaagtgcaaagcactgttctaagcgctgggtttgatgcaaggtaatcaggttgtccctcgtggggctcacagtcttcatccccattttacagatgagacaaatgaggcatagcgaagtcaagtgacttgcccagggtcacacagctgataactggcggagtccggattagaacccatgacctctggctctccaagcccgggatcttgccactaaaccatgctgcttctcatgtcatcgatatgaaataaatagaattatagatataaatagatataagtgctgtgagttgaggagaggaggggggagaccgaagggagagagtcggggtggtgtggaagggagctgggagagcttgtcctctcccaagcagcgtggcctagtggttagagccagggtctggagtcagaataataataataataataataataatgatgttggtatttgttaagcgcttacgatgtgcagagcactgttctaagcgctggggtagatacagggtcatcaggttgtcccacatgaggctcacaggcttcgcccccattttacagatgaggtcactgaggcccagagaagtgaagcgacttgcccacggtcacccagctgacaagtgcaaagctggaattcgaacccgtgacctccgactcccaagcccgggctctttccactgagccacgcggcttctcgaagaagaacctgggttcataatcccaactctgccacttgtcagctgtgtgaccttgggcaagtcacttcacttccctgtgcctcagtgacctcgtctgtaaaatggggatgaagatgatgagccccaggtgggaccgccccattatttgtatctaacccagcgcctggcctatagtaaagggcttaacgaataccatccctattattattgcgaagcagcgtggctcagtgggaagagcccgggcttgggagtcagaggtcatgagttcgaatcccggctctgcccctcgtcagctgggtgactgtgggcaaggcccttcacctctctgtgcctcagttacctcatctgtaaaatgggggttcagactgtgagcctcacgggggacgacccgatgaccccgtatctcccccagagctcagaacagtgctcggcacctagtcagcgcttaataatatcgacattattattattagtccggagttctgcgcacagtaggcgttcggtaaatacgatggcctggtggataggatggtctggggtcgggggaaggggccgggccgtGTCGAGCGCGTTTACCGGGGGCGTTTTCTGGGACAGCTCCCGGTTCAGCCGGTCGGTGAATCCCTGCAGGAGCGTGTTCCCACCCGTGACGATGACGCTGCCGTAGAGAccctgagtgggggggggggggtcggggtgggggtggggggaggctgctggtcaaggggtggggagagggagggtgcgcccccccccccatccccgcccccaccggGCACTGACCGGACGGATGTCAATGTCACACATCCCGATGCTCGTCGTCACCACGTGCCCCACGCCCAGCATGGTGTTCCCCGAGAGACCCTGGGGAAACGGCAGGACCCAGGCGTCCGGCTCCCCTCCCGCCCACTTCTCACCCCcctggggacccccctcccccccggctgtCTTCGGTTcgcccccacccggcccctgacctcccctccccaccaaccagcCCCCCAGTCCCAgttctaataactgtggtatttcttaagtgcttcactccgtgccaggcgctggactaaccgctggggtggatagaagcgaagagggttggacacggtccctgaccctcctgggactcacagtcccaatccccatttgacagaggagggaactgaggcccagggaagcgaagtgacttgctcgaggtggcccagcggacaagtggcggggccgggattagaacccatgaccttccgactcccaggccctcggtcTATCCGCCGTGCCGTGCCgatcgttgggggcagggaatgcggccCTTCAGCGttctgttggattctcccaagcttgcagtcgcacacggtaagcgctcgctaaatacgactgCGTGAAGGAAGGAAGCTCtgggccccttccccctcctcttttttcccctgcccctctcagggCCTAGCCATTTtacccctccggccccccagccccgagatttcctctctcctctgccgcctTCCCACCCTCAACACCCCAGTGGGGACCCtgggagcccccgccccccagctcgcACCTTGACATTGGAGGGATCGAACAGCCCCTCGGGGATGCGGAGTCTCTCGGCTCCATAGTCCGTGTTGTACCCGTTGGGCATCTCGTAGTGCACCGTGGGCATCTGAGCTGCCACCCTGGGCGGGGCGGAAGCGAAGGGACCGTGGTGGAGAGGGCCGAGACCCGGCCGGGGTCGCTCCCGGGCCTCGGTCTACATTCACCCAGCGAGGGGGGCGAAgcggagagccccccccccccccgggaagagGCGGGGGGCACTGACTGAGATGGCTGCAGCCGTTTGCCCTTCTGGGGTGctgagaccccccccacccctctagactgtaagctcgttgtgggctgggagtctATTTGTTCaccgatcgtactctcccaagcgctcagtatagtgctcagttaatagggttgaataataataataatgatggcatctgttgagcgcttactatgtgccaagcactgttcgaagcgtgaacaccccctcccttccctcgcgCCCCTgtcctttgatttttttcctcttcgCCTCCTACTCAACTCTAGCTCCCGGCCCTTCAACCAGAACCCGGGCTTCCCCGCCCCCGTTTCCCAGCCCCTATCCCCCATTAGGAACCAGAATTcgttattatcatgatgatgatggtaataatagttgttaataatgataataattgttaagcacttattctgttctaaccagtggggtagatccaaacgaatccggttggacacagtccctgtcccacgtggggctcacagtcttcagccccattttacagatgagggaactgaggcccggagaagtgaagtgacttgctcaaggtcacgcagcccacaggtgacagagccgggattagaacccaggttcttctaactcccagggagggctctatccactcagccaggcTACTCCTTCCAgtcgcccagccccacccccatcccctagcCCCCGCTCCCTACCCTGGACCCGGGATTCCGGTCCCCCAACCCATTCTCCccgccagccccttccccaatcAGGCAGGACCCGGGCTTCCTGGGCACACTCACTGCTCGTCATAGGGTGAATCGGAGACCTGGagaacagaggcctggaagtcctggatcacctcctggggatccagagagaggagaggagtcagGGGCCGGGACTCCTGGAGCCTCTCCTCGTTGCCACCTCCGGCTTGGGGAGCCAAAGGActgaggaggagaaggccagATACcctggaagtggggaggagatgcTGCGGGAATTTAGGGGAATGAGGATTTTGGGGACCAGGGGGACAGAAAGGGGCTCAGGGAGTTGGGAGGGTCAGGGGCCCCTTGGTGCGGGAGCTGGCGGGGGGCCGTGGGGCAGAATCGGGGTGCCGGGGTCCACCAGGTCGGGCTCTAAAACTCCTCACGTTGCACATGTAGTTGTGCCAGGACTTGGACACTTGGGGaagcttctccttcttcttccagtttggggggGCTCCCTCCCGCACCGGCTCCTGGacagaaggagggggtggggtccGTGAGCTCCCCCCGGCCGGGGGGTGGTCCTCCCCTGGCAGAACCCTCCTCTCACcgaccccgtccccccacccctggaCCCACTCCCCGGCACCCGGCCTAGTCCCGGGACCGACCAGGGCTCGTGGGGACACTTCTGGGGTCACATCCAGGACCCCCGGGGCCACCCGGCGAGGACccagaggaggatgggggtgcgAGGGGGCAGGAGGTCACCTTGGCTGCAATCATGTAAGGGGGGATGATGTCGATGGCCATTTCCTGGAATAGCTCCCGGCACTGCATGGAGATGAAGTCCCCGGCCAGGGGTGACTTCACGATGCCTGGAGGGGAGCCGGAGGGGGCCCGGCCGGCAGAGGAGGGGGGGTTagccgaggggggtgggggtcggtaGGGGCCCGAGCCCTCCCTTGGGCCAACCGCCCACCTGAAAATATGGTACTGCGGGGCTCCTCTATTTTACGGAGGAACCCTGAGGGCGGAGGATATGTCACTTCTTGGTTCTGGGCTTCCCCGGCCTTTGGGGCAGTGCGTTAGccttagtgggtgctcaataaataccgttatcactatctatcaatcaatagctatgattgagcacttattcattcattcgtatttattgagcgcttcctatgtgcagagcattgtacttagcgcttgggataaCACAAGGGAACCATCACTGTGACTACTGTTATTAACTCtctgttattattagagaagcagtgtggctcagcggaaagagcccgggctggggagtcagagggcgtgggttctaatcccggccccgccccttgtctgttgtgtgaccttgggcaagtcacttcacttctctgggcctcagtgacctcatctgtaaaaatggggattcgaaaatgcgagccccacatgggacgatctgattaccctgtgtctccccaagcgcttagaagagtgctcagctcatagcaagtgcttaacaactgccaacatttttattattattactactagtatcgCAACTTCTGTTATTCCTACTATCCCCATTATTTCTACTACTCTCAATCAATTGGGATGGTattgactaagcacttactaggtgcaaaacactgtactaggcacttaggaaacTATAATGCTtcatagtagacatgttccctattctaaaggaactaacagtctagagggagctaccATTACCATTCCTCCTCCTTTACTATCCCTATTTCCGCTACtcccaatccatggtatttattgagcgcttacattgtgcagggcactgtactaagcacttgggaaagcacaatccaacagagttggtagccccgATCCCTTCCTACAGGGAATTTACCAGGTTTACTCCTAttattcctataataataataataatgatgacgtgggtatttgttaagtgcttactaggtgccaagcactgttctaagcactggggtagatacaaggtaatgaggttgtctgaCGTAggcctcgcggtcttcatccccgtttgacagatgagggcactgaggcccagagaagtgaaatgacttgcccacagtcacccagctgacaaacggtggagccgggattagaacccatgacctctgactcccaagcccgggctctttccactgaaccgcgctgcttctctagtactaatAGTATTGTTACCAGAACTACAACTGTGACTACTAGGACGCCGGCGACGACCCACAGGGCCACCTCCCAAGTCCCCCGAGCCCCTTTGAGGtccggcggcccggcccccgactctccccacccctccccaggccccccacctccctgcctcagtctaCGCGGATGTCAGTTACCCCACCatcccccccctccagccccccagacCCCCCAGGAGCCCGGCGTGGGGGTGGTACCTTGCTGCAGGACGTAGCCGTCGTGCACGGGGATGGCCGTGGTGTGGGTGGCCCCGCTGTCCAGCACCAGGCCGGTGGAGCGCCCGTTGGCGAAGCTGGGGTCGGCGGGGGCAAAAAGCAGTTGTAGCCTGAGTCGGGGGGCGGACCGCGCCTTCTCCCCCGCTtccacctcctctgccaccctctgGCCTTCAGGTGGCTTCCTCTCTACACCCTGGATCCGGGCGCCAtctgcctcctccaccccagcCAGGGACTCCTCTCTCTGCCCGCCCTGACCGTGACTCCTCCTGGCCccagagagagcccgggcctgggagtcagaatgacctggattctaatcccgactccatcacacgtctgctgtgtgtgaccttgggcaagtctctccacttctctgggcctcagttccctcaaccggaaaatggggattaagaggtatgtgagctccgtgtgggacagggactgtgtctaacctgcatctactctagcacagagaacagcgcttggcacatagtaagcgtttaacaagtaccataataataatgaatatcagCAGTAATGAGTATAATCAATAACAATGATGAATTCTCATTTATCATTAGTATtgttacggtgcttgttaagcacttaacaagtgccatgataACAGcaacagtaaatatcattattaatattaatgattagTATTCATAATGcttataataatttattattattattcccggaaactgcctcctcctcccccaactgcctcattttctccctcttcagGTCCCCGGGTCCAACACCAGCCTCCAAACCAGAGCTGCGTCCGGATTCAAAACTCTCTTCGGACCGATCCCCCGCCAAGGGAGGAAGAAGACCCCCAACACGCGTGTCCAGGGAGCCCATCTTCCCTCCTTGTGTCCGTCTCTTCCAACCTAATCCTATCTCAACCCTTTCCTTccagcctccccactccccaccccatcccacccccggcctcctgGCCCCCAGGGGCAAcgtggagggcagggggtggtggtCTTACGCCGTGAGCACGGCCGTCTTGCAGAGGAAGAAGGCAGGGATGTTGTACTGCTCGAACATCACCTCTGTCAGCTTCTCCCGTTTTGCCCGCGTGTTCCACTGTGGCGGGAGAAAGGCGAGAGCGGAGGGGAGGGTGAAGGCCGCGGCCTTGTCCGCCCTGACGAGGAAAGGCTCAACCGGGGTGAGGGCGGTCTGGGGGTGGGAGccgggtcaggggaggggaggaggggaggagggaaaagaggagggggagaagaaggaggaagacaaggagaatatggaggaggaagatgaagatggGAACAAggtggacgaggaggaggaggacaaagacgaggatgaggagaaggacgagaaggagaagaagaggaagacgaagacgaggaagaggaagaggagagggaggaggagaaggacgaagacgaggaggaggacgaagacaaggaggaggaagagaaaggcaaggaggaggaggatggagacgaGAACACGGTGGGCAAAGAAGAGGAGGACAAAGACgaggatgaggtggaggaggacgaggaagaggaggaggaggaggacaaggatgaggaataggaggaggaggacgagaaggacTAGAAGGACGAGGACGAAgacaaggatggggaggaggaggaagaggacgaggaaaGGCCGTTTGGTTCCCAGGTCACCCCCTGTCCCTCTCACCATGGCTTCGGGTCCCCTCTCAATTGCTgaaagatccattcattcattcaatcgtatttattgagcgtttactgtgtgcagagcactggactaagagcttggaaagtacagttcggcaagagatagaggcaatccctgcccaacaacgggctcatagcgTAGAAGGGGTCTCCCccaggtggaggaaggagaggaagagatgagaggactgagcaGGGGCCGcctgcgggggtcgggggtcgggggtcgggggtcggggaccGGCCATTACTTACCGGGGCCTCGGACATGAGCACCGGGTGCAGCTTGGGCTCTGACTTGACATGTTTGCTGTAAGTGTGATCCAGGATGGCCCTAAAGCACTCCCAGTCTTCAACTggggcgggaccgggaccggcaCCGGGACCCGGACCCGGAGGACGGGGCGAGGGGGCGCAGGGGACacggggacgggcggggggcggggggcgggaagggggtgagggacacggaagagggaaggggaaaggggaggggaggagagagggagaggatagaagggaaagggagagagggagaaggggaagggggagaggaggacagaagggggaaggagagagggaaaaggggggagaggaaagagggagagaagaagggaaagggagagtgggggagagaggaagaaggaggagagggggcagaagagatagggagagagggagaagggggaatagaagagggagaagagaagggcaagggggagacagggcagaggagagaggaagaaagggaaagggaaggtggggacggggagaaatggagaagatggggggaaagcgggaacagagaagagggagagaggtagaaggggacaggggagagggagaagagaaggggaagggggagagagggaggaagggaagggggaggggaggacagggcacaggggagagggggagaggtggaaggacGAGGGgtacagaggagagggagaagagaaggggaagggggagagagggagaaagggaagggggagatgggagatgggggagaggaggagaaggggagggggaaaagggggacgaggagagggagagaggtagaagggggagagggggacagggaagagggagaagggaagggggagagagggaggtaaggaaggggaaaggggggcaggggagagggagaagagaaggggaagggggacgggggggtagaggtgagagaaggaagggagggggagagggggcacgggggagaggaggagaaggggagggggaaaaggggggcaagggagagagggagaaggggagaaggtgacagaggagaaggaaggatgggaggCAAGCCTGAGTGAAGCCCTgaagccccctctgccccctccccgccccctccccccgccccaggggagcaggtagaggggctttgaggtggggggggggggaggcagaggaagggatgTTGGGGTTCGGGAGCGGATGAGGAGCCCGAGGGTCGTGGGAAggcgctgggggaggggctggggtggggagggtcccgggccccCTTACTCATGCCGTTCTTGAGGGGCGACATGACCTCGGCCCCGTCGCGGGGCACGTGCAGAGCGTTGGTGTCAATGTGGAACGTCTTGCCTTTCTTTTCCTTGTCTCCTTCCAGCTCCAGCCCGCCGCCCTCCTCGGGAGCCAGGAGTCCCACCGTGGTCGGGAAGTCCGCCTGGACGGgacggcaggggagggggcagagctgggggcggcgccccctccccacccctcgtccccccccaaaaaaccaatgCAGCTCTCACCCTCgtggtccccctccccacctcctcgggGGAGGGTTTCAAACCTGAGCCGTCtcccatttattcaatcctatttattgagcgctgactgtgtgcagagcactggactgagcgcttggcgccaatagaacaagaaacagatacagcccctgcccacaacgagcttacagtctagaaggggagacggacgtgaatagagatgaagaaatgacagatatggacctaagtggtgtgggggctggagaagggggaataaagggagcaagcccgCCCCCCAACTCAGCCCGGCCTACAGGGGTGAGGGCTagatgcccccctccccaaatccccaggAACAAACGCTTGACGGCAGACTGCCCTCGGAGGCCCTTCAGCAgacacccacctcctcctcctccccctccgggggTCCGGGAGacttggactggggaggggggggctaGTGAATTGGGGCGGGGGGCTCACCTTGGGACAGTCCTCCCCGGCGTAGCCCGCACGCACCGAGAAAGAGCCGATGTCGAAAACCAGAGCCCCGACCTCATCTGGGGCGGGAAATGGGGTCAGGGTGAGGAGGAAATGGGGCGCCCCACTTGGAGGCTCAGGGGGAGACtcaggggaaggggttgggggaggggggtctcctcccccttcaccccctccccccaaactgtCAGGGCCCTCAGGACATTGGACTCTGAGCCTGGACTCTTGGGgtgcgctgggggggggagggaggaggcaagagagGGTCTTGGGGAGCCCCAAGCAGTGAGGGAGACGAGAATTTGGGGAGACCCCCCCATCCAGTTGCAGGGATAtagggacgggggggcggggggggcagaggcagaaacTAGGCCTggatcgggggcgggggcgcctgGCTGTGTGCGTACAGGGAAGGGGGTGCCCGTGCGCGGTGCCGGAGGTGCAGATTTGGAGAGCAGATTGAGGGTGCAGATTTGGGGTGCGCTAGCTGCAGGGATgcagggacgggggcggggaggggcagaggcagaagccaggcctgggacgggggaggggggcgcctgggtgtgtgtgtgcagggaagGGGGTGCCTTGGGGGGTGCCGGAGGTGCAGATTTGGGGTGCAGATCGGGGGAGCagattggggctggagatttGGGATGCAAggccttgggtggggggggggagagtaggagGTGCAAGGGATTGAGATGTCAAGGCTGTGGGGGGAGGGCCTGCTGGGGGGACGGTGACGGAGGGGgggaaatcgggggggggggtctgctcaCCTCCCCCGTAGACGCCCCCGCTCATGATCCCGGGACCCTCCGGGACCCCCGAGGCTCGgcccgagggaggaggaggaggaggaggagggaggaggaggaaggctcaGCACCCGGGCGTCCGGACagctcccgggggccggggccgggggggggagggcggggggcggcggcggggtgggaggggggcccggGCGGACCAATGAGGAGACCGGATCGCCCACCCCCATCCCGCCGCCCATTGGTGCGGAGCCCAGACAATAAGCAGGCAGGGGGCCCGGCCTCTTAAAGGGGAAGGAGCCCCCGAAATTCCCCtccgggggcctggggagggggcgggggggaccccgggAGAAAAGGAACCCCAGGGTCAAGGTGGGCCCGGGAGCGCAGACCGATGACGATGATGGAGAGATAGATCGTTCTTAGAGAGAAGGGGCCTAGAAGGCGACAAGCTAAAGAGGGaatattcaatagtgtttatttagtcatgttggtatctgttaagcgcttactctgtgcagagcaccgttcgaagcgccgggggagatac carries:
- the ACTL6B gene encoding actin-like protein 6B isoform X2 translates to MSGGVYGGDEVGALVFDIGSFSVRAGYAGEDCPKADFPTTVGLLAPEEGGGLELEGDKEKKGKTFHIDTNALHVPRDGAEVMSPLKNGMIEDWECFRAILDHTYSKHVKSEPKLHPVLMSEAPWNTRAKREKLTEVMFEQYNIPAFFLCKTAVLTAFANGRSTGLVLDSGATHTTAIPVHDGYVLQQGIVKSPLAGDFISMQCRELFQEMAIDIIPPYMIAAKEPVREGAPPNWKKKEKLPQVSKSWHNYMCNEVIQDFQASVLQVSDSPYDEQVAAQMPTVHYEMPNGYNTDYGAERLRIPEGLFDPSNVKGLSGNTMLGVGHVVTTSIGMCDIDIRPSMRLKLIASNSTMERKFSPWIGGSILASLGTFQQMWISKQEYEEGGKQCVERKCP
- the ACTL6B gene encoding actin-like protein 6B isoform X1, with amino-acid sequence MSGGVYGGDEVGALVFDIGSFSVRAGYAGEDCPKADFPTTVGLLAPEEGGGLELEGDKEKKGKTFHIDTNALHVPRDGAEVMSPLKNGMIEDWECFRAILDHTYSKHVKSEPKLHPVLMSEAPWNTRAKREKLTEVMFEQYNIPAFFLCKTAVLTAFANGRSTGLVLDSGATHTTAIPVHDGYVLQQGIVKSPLAGDFISMQCRELFQEMAIDIIPPYMIAAKEPVREGAPPNWKKKEKLPQVSKSWHNYMCNEVIQDFQASVLQVSDSPYDEQVAAQMPTVHYEMPNGYNTDYGAERLRIPEGLFDPSNVKGLSGNTMLGVGHVVTTSIGMCDIDIRPGLYGSVIVTGGNTLLQGFTDRLNRELSQKTPPSMRLKLIASNSTMERKFSPWIGGSILASLGTFQQMWISKQEYEEGGKQCVERKCP